In Chitinophaga sp. H8, the sequence TATGAAGCTGCTGCATAAAACCACACTCTGGTATATCATTTGCATGCTACTGGTATTACTGATTACAGGTGGTGTACTATCCGTAGTGTTACAAAAAGAGGTCAACGACGAGTTGGATGAGCAGCTCATGATGGAAGCAATGACCATAAAAACAGAAATCTCAAAAGGACAGCCACCACATAGTGTACGGATATGGATTGACACGCTTCAGACGGCTACGGTGGACCATACAGGCATTTATCGCGACTCCCTGGTATTTGATCCCTGGCAGCAAAAAAATGAAGACTACCGTATTCTGACAATCACAGACCAGGTAAATAACCACTACTATCGTATTCATGTGATGAGTACCCATATCGGCGCTGCTAAATACTATACCACCATTGGACGTACTATTTTTATTGCAGCACTGCTATTGGCCATTATCGCCGTTTTCATCAACTATATCCTTTCCAGGAATATCTGGCAGCCGTTCTTCTCCAATCTGAAAACCCTGCAATCCTTTTCTGTAAAAGATACTCGTACCATACAACTGCAAAGCTCGGACATCAGGGAATTTAATGCGCTTAAAACCGTCATGGAAGACCTCACTGCCCGTACCCGGCAGGAGTATATCAGCCTGCATGAATTTACCGAAAACGCTTCCCATGAAATACAAACGCCCCTGGCTATTATCCGGACCAAGCTGGACCGGCTTAGCCAAATGGATATTGATGCGCAGATGGCCCAACAAATAGAGCTGGCCAGACACGCGGCGGAACGGTTGTCCCGCATCAATAAAAACCTGCTACTACTTACCAAAATAGAAAACAACCTCTTTGAGTCCTTTGCCAACACTGACCTCAGCCTCCTGGCAAAAGAACAAACCGCACAAATGGAAGAACTGTTTGCTATGCGGGACATTACCCTTTTGACCAACATAGCAGGGTCTGTACCTGTTGAAGCCAACACTTACCTGGCAGAGGTACTGCTCTCCAATTTATTATCCAACGCCTTACAGTATACCCAGGAACATGGCAAAGTATGGATATCCCTAAAACAGGATAGTTTGGTGATAAATAACGAAGGAGCACCACTCCCCTTTTCCAGCGAGATATTATTTAACAAATTCACCAAAGGTTATCATGACCGGGGTACGGGCCTGGGCCTGGCTATTGTGAAACAGATTTGTCAGCTGCACCAATGGCAGATAACTTACAGATTTGAAGCTGGTATCCACCAATTTACAGTAAGATTTTAAGGTGTCACCGGCATGCCTTACATTTGGCTTTTGCCTGCTATGAATAAGAATATTGTTTTAGCCAGTACGTCTACACTTTACGAAGGGACTTACTTAGATTACTTATTGCCAACGATCCGGGAATTATACCAGGGTGTTACGGAAATTATCTTCATCCCCTATGCAAGACCAGGAGGAATATCTCATGATGATTATACCGCCAGGGCGACCGATTTTTTTGCTACCGCAGGTATTACGGTAAGAGGGCTCCATACTTTTGACAATCCGGCAACTGCCATCCGCAATGCGGCAGGATTTTTTACCGGTGGTGGTAATACCTTCCTGCTGGTAAAACAATTGCATACACTGCAATTGATGACGGCATTAAAACAAGCAGTAGAAAGCGGAAAACCTTACCTGGGTACCAGCGCCGGGAGCAATATTGGTGGGGTCAATATGCAAACCACCAACGATATGCCTATTGTTTATCCGCCCAGCTTTGACACCATGGGCCTGATACCGTTTAATATCAACCCCCATTACCAGGATCCTATCCCTGGTACCAAACATATGGGGGAAACCAGGGAAACACGTATCCATGAATTTCATTCTCAAAACGCCATACCAGTGGTAGGATTAAGGGAAGGTAGCTGGATACGCGTAAAGGGTAACCGTATTACACTGGAAGGAGCACTCACGGCTCGCATCTTTGAACAAGGCAAAACACCTTATGAACTGAAGACCGGCGCTATCATCCCCTTCTAACCACACTAACCAGTATATTATACATCAGCAACGGGTATCCAGCTGACCAGGAGGGAGCCGCTGCTTTTTTTTCTTCCACATAAGGGTATCGTTTTCTTTAAGTGTTATATATCCAGGGTAAACCCGGTAACACTTACAGTAAGGATGCACAATTATAAAAACATCTCCTTCTTTGAAGGATTGAATTCATTACGTTTCCTTGCAGCATTATTGGTAGTCATCCATCATGCAGAAAGCATCAGGCATAAATATGGCCTGCCCAACCTATCATGTTTGGGGCTCTTCAGAAATGGCGGCACTGCTGTGCTCTTCTTCTTCGTCCTGAGTGGATTTCTGATCACTTATTTACTACTAAAAGAAAACAACCATACAGGTACCATCAGCATCAGCAAATTCTATCTGAGCCGCCTGTTAAGAATCTGGCCTTTGTATTATTTACTGATCATCATCGGTACCGTTATTTTACCGTTGCTCTTTAACCTGCTGCAACTGGATTACAAACTCCCATACACCCTTGGAACCACCTGGTATTATTTCGTTTTCTTTTTGCCCGGACTGGTTACTTTTTTCTATGGGCATCATTTCCTGGAAGCATTGTGGTCTATCGGTGTAGAAGAAGTTTTTTATGTGATCTGGGCCCCTATTTTTAAGTTTGGCAGTAAACGGATCTTACCTGTTCTTTTAAGCATCATTGCCCTCACCCTCACATTGCGGTTAATAGGGCAGCTATTCATTGCGAACAAACTGTTCAACTACCTGATCAACACCTTTCACTTTGACGCGATGGCTATTGGAGGACTAGGTGCTTATTTTGTATACCACAGAGAAAAACCTTTATCTGCCCTCCTGCTCTATAAAATACCTGTGCAGTGTCTGCTTTATCTTATCCTCACCTTATTCCTGTTGTTCAATTCCAATATTGATCATTTTGTATGGAACACACTGTTTAAATTACCGGTTGTTGCGCCCCTGTTTATAAACTTCCTGTTTCTTTACCTGATCATCGGTGTTAGTCTGGTGGAAACGAATCTTATTCAATTGCGCAGCAGATTGTTTGCATACCTGGGCACCATCTCCTACGGCATCTATATGTATCATATGATGATCATTTTTTCTATTGTGCTGATACTAAAAAAAATGCTGATAAAGATGGACTTATTCGGGAGCACACTCCTGTTTTATAGCTTGCTGCTTGTTATGATCATCCTGGTGGCCGGTATTTCCAAATATTATTTTGAAAATTATTTCCTGAGATTAAAAAGCCGGCTACATAAAAAGCAGTACCACAGTTCATCAGACTCCTCCTTGATATGGGTGACGCATAATGGGCAGCCCCCCCAAAAAGAAGCGGCCATCTCAAAATAAGGAGATGACCGCTTCTTTGTTTAAAACGGGATTATCAATCAGCGGACTTCAATAATAAGTTTAATTTTTGTTGTGCCTGATTACGCATGATTACAGCTACCGATTGCCCCATCCAGCGCTGTTGCAGGTATGCCTGCAACAGGTCGGTCATATTATTGACCGGCTCTTCTCCCAGACGGATGATCACATCTCCTTTCTTTAATCCACTCCCTTCCATCACAGATCCCGGTGTAATCGCTACAATCAATACCCCGTTCTGATCAGGCAGGCCGGCAGCAGAACGCTCTCCCAGGCTTTCAATATTTTTGATGGTAGCGCCGAGCCATGTTTGCGTTTCACCTGCTACAGGGGCTCCCTTGATCAGTAATGCCGGTACCGGTGCTTTTTGCGCCTGTTTTTTCAGTAAGGCATTTGTGACACCAAAGCTGTTTTCAATATTCCGTATTCCCAGTTTAAATACCTGTGAAGTGGGCTTAAACTGATAGTTACCCGCAGCAGCATCTTTGAATTGGGGATTCCCACTGATGCTATGTGCATCCAGGTGCAGGGCCTGTGCAGCCTGTAACCCACCCTCCGACATAAAAAAGTTGCTATCGATCCGCTGCCCCCAATGGTCCATCGCAATAGGTGCATAAGGCAAGGTAACCACATTATGGGTAAACACATCTCCACTATTAGCCAGCCATACGTGCGGATGAAAAGAGCTGTTGATCATGATGTTATTCCGGACGATACGGCCATAGCCTTCGCGTAACTTCAATCCTCCGCTCAGGCACACATTGTTTTCAATGATGTAATTACCGGAACCATCGTCCAGGTCAATATCCCATCCATGCGCACAATAAAACCGGTTGTTGTATATCGTGGTAGGCTTCATCGCATCCAGGAAACGGATATCCGGTCTTGCTGCCACCACAGAATCAATAATATTCCGCTCCGGACGCCAGAACCGGTCACGGCCCCAGGAGTTAAAGGCGCCATGGTCTCCTGTTTCAAGTACGGTATTAAAAACGTCATTGTAGGAAATCATATGCCCGCCCCAGCAGCCATCACCAATATTGATACCGGCACGGGGCACATTATAGATCGTATTGCGCGTAACGGTGATGTTGGCCGCCATTTCTATCTGCACGCCGGCACTTTGTTTTTCTACCAGCCCTGTTTCATGGATCAAGTTGCCGGCAGCTTCACATCCATCAGGATAGTTGTCATTTTTAGGGCCGGGCGTATAATCCATTTGCTCCCAGGGAACAAACAGCTCATAACGGAAAGCAGGAGAACGTACTGCATCAGGAGCCCCTACAAAAAGAACCCCGCTGGCACCGGCATTATAAATGTGATTGTCCTTGGCCAGTCCCCGCCGGTTGTAATTGCTGAAAAAGATAGCATTACCTCCCAGCTCATGCAGGATACAATCCGTCACGGTAACCTGTTCCGTGTACTCACAGAAGATAGCCGCCCCCCGGAAAATGGTCCAGTCGCTGCGCAACAACGGCTCCTCTGTACGCATAAACGTACGGTTTGTTCCGGTAAACCGGAGACCAGCCACCGTGACCCGCTGCAGCGGTTGCTCCCGGGTTCCCTTTAAAACAATCAGCTCCTCCAGCTTACCCACTGCTATTTTAGCTGATGACAAATCAATCCCCTTAGGTGAATATAGGTACAACGTTTGCTCTTCAGCGTTATAATACCATTCTCCCGGAGCATCCAGTTCTTCAAAAACATTCTCTACAAAAAGGAATTTTTTATGCAAGGGAGCAGGACGGTTATTTTGCCAACCTCCTTCCATTGTCAATTCGTTGTTACTGTTTTTGCCAGTAACGCGGTAATGAAACCCACCCCACTCTCCTGAATGCAAAGCATGTACGTAAGCACCTGCGGGGTGCTTCCACCCCTTTACCCGGGCCTCACTGATGGCATCTGCTGCCGTACCATTAAATACCCTGGCGGAACTGTCATAATCAGGATACCTGGCCATGGGCATGGCATGTCCGTTGAGGTATAAGCGGTCTGGCGCAGCAGCCAGCGGGAGCTTTGCCTTATAAATACCTGGCTGATATGCCGTCCAGGCTGGTTGTACCGGCCTGGCACCGCTTATGGTTACCTGCTCCTGCCGGTAAGGCTGGATTTTCAATGACCGGAAACCGGCTTTATCCGAAGTAACATATACCGTGCTATCCAGGTAATACACCCCCGCTCTTAATAATACCTGTACTGCTTTTCCTTTCATAGCTCCTGCCATAGCAATAGCCTTATGCAGGGTGCGTACCGGACGCTGTAAAGTACCCGGAGCAGCATCACTGCCTTTCACAGATACATAAATATCAGCTTGTGCCATTAAACCGCCAGTGCTTAACAATAATGCCGCCGTTACCATCCGGCATTGCCGTAGTAACCAATTGCTGCCGGATAAATACCGCTTCATGTGCTTAAGTTTCATCTATAATTTTTGTGGGTGATACAGGCTTATTCAAACTTACGATCAATATGCCGGATTCTGGGCAATACTATTATTGGTGATTTCCACATCCGGTATCAGCCAGGTCTGGTTATACGCACCGATCGCATGTATCAGGTTATTACCCCTTACTGTTTGTATTTTGCTGAAAGTGTTAGTACGCTTCATATCCATCCAGGTACTGCCTTCCAGGTGCAATTCCCACTTTCTTTCCAGTATCACCGCGTCACGGAACTGTGGTTTGGTCAACCCTGACAGATCAGGCACCTGTGTAGCATCATTTTTATTTTCCCTGGCCCTCGCCCTTACTTTATTGATGTAGGCATAGGCAGCTGCCGGGCCGTTTATTTCATTCTCTGCTTCTGCAGCAATAAGATACATTTCACTCAGGCGTATCAGTGGCACCGCCATACTAACAATACCGGAGCCGGAAGGACTGATACCATTATCAATGAAAGTGGTATCGATGAACTTGGCAAAAAACGGGGCCAATGTGGCGCCAGAAGGATCCTTATACGTGGTGCGGATCCCCCATGACCTGCGACGGTCGCCCTTAGGAAAGCTGTTCATAAACCAGGGCGCCGGCAACAGCAAGGTCACAAAACCAGGGGCGGTGCAAGTTTGTCCATGTATTGGATTCCCGCCTATACCAGGTACATATAGCACCCCCCAGATGGTTTCTGTTGTATAGGTGGTAGTCTGAAATACTTTGGCATAATCATCTACCAGCTGGAACTTATTATCACCGATTACTTCCAGTGCTTTATCCCTGGCATTTACATAATAGGCCGTTTTGTTCAGTGGATTACCTGCCATGGTAAGATATACCTTTGCCAGCAATGCGGTGGCTACCTTTTTGTATACACGCCCTTTCTGTGGTGCCTCTTCCTTCAGCCCTGCTTCTGCTGCAGTCAGGTCTTCCACAATCTGCTTATAGGCCTCTTCTTCTGTACCCCTTGGCGCCTGCAGCTCATTATAGTTCTGAATGGGTTTAATACGCATAGGCACACCCCCATAAAACTGCACCAGGTTAAAATAAGCATAAGCACGTAAGCACTTCGCTTCTGCTATCAGCGGCGTTTTAGCAGCATCCGGGATACCCGCGGTTCCCAGCTTATCTATAATAAAATTGGCATTTTTAATAATACTGTAGCAATTAGCCCATAACTGCCTGGTATTGTAAAAAAACGGCTCGTGGGCATTACGGTACGTAGGCAATGCCTGCTCATAAGATGCAGAAGGTGCAGCATAAATATCACTGAACATTTCCCGCATCATCTGTATATTTCCCCCCAGCAGATCAGGCACACCATCATAGATCCCCTTTACGGCAGACTCATAGCTTTCAGGGTTATTGAAGAACCCATCAGGGTCCAGAAAGGTGCGTGGTTTTTCTTCCAGTGTTTTTTTGCATCCAAACAGGCTGCACAGCACCAATCCCGCAAGTGTTATAATAGCATAATACTTTTTCATACGAATCGATTGTTCAGGTAATTAGAAATTGACTTTAACACCTACCGTAACAGACTTGGCAGAAGGATATACTCCTCTGTCCCAGCCATTAATACTGGTAGCACTCCAGGAGGCTTCCGGATCATAACCGGTGTATTTGGTGATGGTCAGGAAGTTCTGCGCACTGGCATAGATCCTCAGGCCCGACAAACGGATAGCTTTCAGTACACCGGCAGGCATGGTATATCCCAGGGTGATATCACGCACCCTCAGGTAAGAGCCGTTTTCTACCCACATGCTGTTGGCATAGTCACGGATATAACTACCACTGTTTTCGGAAGGCTTGTCAATCACATTTCCCTGTCCGGGACCTTTCCATCTTTGTTCCCATGCCGCCCTGGTGGGTGTCCATAGCCCATTCATCGTAATGTTGTATTTCCTGAATTCATTCACAATATCATTACCATACGATCCTACTAATAGTATAGAGAGATCAAAGTTTTTGTAAGCAAAGCTGTTGTTAAACCCAAAAGTAAACTTAGGCTGGAGGTGGGATAATACCACCTTATCTTTTGCATCCACTACTTTATCCCCGTTGGTATCTTCAAAAATATAATCGCCCGCTTTCTTCTGCGGTTCACCATTAGCCACTGCTTCCGCATCTGTCTGATAAATACCTGTTACCCGGTTGCCATACAACTGGCTCATTGCACCGCCC encodes:
- a CDS encoding sensor histidine kinase yields the protein MKLLHKTTLWYIICMLLVLLITGGVLSVVLQKEVNDELDEQLMMEAMTIKTEISKGQPPHSVRIWIDTLQTATVDHTGIYRDSLVFDPWQQKNEDYRILTITDQVNNHYYRIHVMSTHIGAAKYYTTIGRTIFIAALLLAIIAVFINYILSRNIWQPFFSNLKTLQSFSVKDTRTIQLQSSDIREFNALKTVMEDLTARTRQEYISLHEFTENASHEIQTPLAIIRTKLDRLSQMDIDAQMAQQIELARHAAERLSRINKNLLLLTKIENNLFESFANTDLSLLAKEQTAQMEELFAMRDITLLTNIAGSVPVEANTYLAEVLLSNLLSNALQYTQEHGKVWISLKQDSLVINNEGAPLPFSSEILFNKFTKGYHDRGTGLGLAIVKQICQLHQWQITYRFEAGIHQFTVRF
- the pepE gene encoding dipeptidase PepE, whose amino-acid sequence is MPYIWLLPAMNKNIVLASTSTLYEGTYLDYLLPTIRELYQGVTEIIFIPYARPGGISHDDYTARATDFFATAGITVRGLHTFDNPATAIRNAAGFFTGGGNTFLLVKQLHTLQLMTALKQAVESGKPYLGTSAGSNIGGVNMQTTNDMPIVYPPSFDTMGLIPFNINPHYQDPIPGTKHMGETRETRIHEFHSQNAIPVVGLREGSWIRVKGNRITLEGALTARIFEQGKTPYELKTGAIIPF
- a CDS encoding acyltransferase family protein, which encodes MHNYKNISFFEGLNSLRFLAALLVVIHHAESIRHKYGLPNLSCLGLFRNGGTAVLFFFVLSGFLITYLLLKENNHTGTISISKFYLSRLLRIWPLYYLLIIIGTVILPLLFNLLQLDYKLPYTLGTTWYYFVFFLPGLVTFFYGHHFLEALWSIGVEEVFYVIWAPIFKFGSKRILPVLLSIIALTLTLRLIGQLFIANKLFNYLINTFHFDAMAIGGLGAYFVYHREKPLSALLLYKIPVQCLLYLILTLFLLFNSNIDHFVWNTLFKLPVVAPLFINFLFLYLIIGVSLVETNLIQLRSRLFAYLGTISYGIYMYHMMIIFSIVLILKKMLIKMDLFGSTLLFYSLLLVMIILVAGISKYYFENYFLRLKSRLHKKQYHSSSDSSLIWVTHNGQPPQKEAAISK
- a CDS encoding PDZ domain-containing protein, encoding MKRYLSGSNWLLRQCRMVTAALLLSTGGLMAQADIYVSVKGSDAAPGTLQRPVRTLHKAIAMAGAMKGKAVQVLLRAGVYYLDSTVYVTSDKAGFRSLKIQPYRQEQVTISGARPVQPAWTAYQPGIYKAKLPLAAAPDRLYLNGHAMPMARYPDYDSSARVFNGTAADAISEARVKGWKHPAGAYVHALHSGEWGGFHYRVTGKNSNNELTMEGGWQNNRPAPLHKKFLFVENVFEELDAPGEWYYNAEEQTLYLYSPKGIDLSSAKIAVGKLEELIVLKGTREQPLQRVTVAGLRFTGTNRTFMRTEEPLLRSDWTIFRGAAIFCEYTEQVTVTDCILHELGGNAIFFSNYNRRGLAKDNHIYNAGASGVLFVGAPDAVRSPAFRYELFVPWEQMDYTPGPKNDNYPDGCEAAGNLIHETGLVEKQSAGVQIEMAANITVTRNTIYNVPRAGINIGDGCWGGHMISYNDVFNTVLETGDHGAFNSWGRDRFWRPERNIIDSVVAARPDIRFLDAMKPTTIYNNRFYCAHGWDIDLDDGSGNYIIENNVCLSGGLKLREGYGRIVRNNIMINSSFHPHVWLANSGDVFTHNVVTLPYAPIAMDHWGQRIDSNFFMSEGGLQAAQALHLDAHSISGNPQFKDAAAGNYQFKPTSQVFKLGIRNIENSFGVTNALLKKQAQKAPVPALLIKGAPVAGETQTWLGATIKNIESLGERSAAGLPDQNGVLIVAITPGSVMEGSGLKKGDVIIRLGEEPVNNMTDLLQAYLQQRWMGQSVAVIMRNQAQQKLNLLLKSAD
- a CDS encoding RagB/SusD family nutrient uptake outer membrane protein, with translation MKKYYAIITLAGLVLCSLFGCKKTLEEKPRTFLDPDGFFNNPESYESAVKGIYDGVPDLLGGNIQMMREMFSDIYAAPSASYEQALPTYRNAHEPFFYNTRQLWANCYSIIKNANFIIDKLGTAGIPDAAKTPLIAEAKCLRAYAYFNLVQFYGGVPMRIKPIQNYNELQAPRGTEEEAYKQIVEDLTAAEAGLKEEAPQKGRVYKKVATALLAKVYLTMAGNPLNKTAYYVNARDKALEVIGDNKFQLVDDYAKVFQTTTYTTETIWGVLYVPGIGGNPIHGQTCTAPGFVTLLLPAPWFMNSFPKGDRRRSWGIRTTYKDPSGATLAPFFAKFIDTTFIDNGISPSGSGIVSMAVPLIRLSEMYLIAAEAENEINGPAAAYAYINKVRARARENKNDATQVPDLSGLTKPQFRDAVILERKWELHLEGSTWMDMKRTNTFSKIQTVRGNNLIHAIGAYNQTWLIPDVEITNNSIAQNPAY